The following are encoded together in the Bacteroidales bacterium MB20-C3-3 genome:
- a CDS encoding ATP-binding protein, with translation MLFKKFLNTFFVLIIFWGSTNLFAQERERRVMLVYSKERNNERIREFHTGFSTYHSNNKTNTRISNLFINSEGERTKSDMIRSIKTAWNAYQNNLPDLIIATDSEALEVLLSLELSPEQKQKILCIKLLDADYKPVRGISYLQTSLPIAENIEFGSSLFPDSKNILIITDNSPYGSLEAEYAKRVIASMPDKEKFHFTFFSPRGDNFEDFTKRINSMPLKSFAILSSWVMDNKGNYSYNNYLHPFLPKINTIPILGIQNLLTGTGVIGGYSVSSWDHGYKAAEASIKLLENPGIVINDTLKTYQLQLDFNELKKWNISTKRFSKQATIINKPPSIFDDFRTEVQLFMAFILLLITSFMVFAVYHFRHRNLNKELRRLTSENISRRELLNNTFSVMEEGVISFAPDLTILYANDAAALLSETRKTLSGKKFHEVYSTSQPGSSECVHALLKEALSQKKSLPIPEHTRIDYHERESRFIAGNISPVLNTSGEVSQIVLVMRDVTELYKQKRYLSLAVESAKAFIWFYNRSTKQFTIVENRENIFKNWNIQFRTHKHFLEYVHPEDRDRLSLSYDKLMVSKAKSFSVEYRMAVNNDNSWEWWERRGVIYSLSSETNKVNDTRFLYGMDINIQEIKMRESELLQAKLKAEESDRLKSSFLSNMSHEIRTPLNGIVGFANLITDNSYTDDEKSEFASIINSNSKSLMTLINDILDISRIESNSLKFELSEFDLASQIIEITETSKLSIKEGIEIITEIPESPKIVYSDSVRNRQVITNLLNNSIKFTESGSITVGFLCNINEVEIFVRDTGKGIPANAIEKVFSRFYKTDEFAPGTGLGLPICKAIVEKLGGRISITSTEGEGTRVCFTIPADININKIPAEKPEPASSPVETPHESAEKKRVLIAEDLDSNFMLIDIILSKRYDIARAVNGKEATEIFQTFNPDIILMDIKMPVMNGLEATRYIRGKNSSIPIIALTANAFESDQLEAKSAGCNDVLTKPVKASTLLNSIERYTNLNN, from the coding sequence ATGCTTTTCAAAAAATTTCTTAATACATTTTTTGTCCTGATTATTTTTTGGGGTTCAACTAATTTATTTGCTCAGGAGAGAGAGAGGAGGGTTATGCTTGTTTACTCAAAAGAGAGAAACAATGAGAGAATAAGAGAGTTTCATACAGGTTTTTCCACATACCACTCAAATAATAAAACAAACACAAGAATCTCCAATCTGTTTATAAATTCAGAGGGGGAGAGGACAAAGTCTGATATGATCCGTTCAATTAAAACAGCGTGGAATGCATATCAGAATAATTTACCGGACTTAATCATTGCTACCGATAGTGAAGCACTGGAGGTTCTTTTATCGTTAGAATTATCACCTGAACAAAAACAAAAAATATTATGCATTAAATTGCTTGATGCAGACTATAAACCTGTCAGAGGGATCTCCTATTTACAGACATCCTTACCAATAGCGGAGAACATAGAGTTTGGCTCTTCACTCTTTCCTGATTCCAAAAATATCTTAATAATTACCGACAACAGCCCATACGGCTCGCTCGAGGCTGAATATGCAAAAAGAGTAATAGCATCAATGCCTGACAAGGAGAAGTTTCACTTTACATTCTTCTCTCCAAGGGGAGATAATTTCGAGGATTTTACCAAGAGAATTAACTCGATGCCCTTAAAATCATTTGCTATTCTGTCAAGCTGGGTAATGGACAACAAAGGAAACTACTCATACAATAATTACTTACATCCATTTCTGCCAAAAATTAACACTATCCCAATTCTGGGAATTCAAAACCTCCTCACTGGCACAGGTGTAATTGGAGGATACAGCGTTTCAAGCTGGGATCACGGATATAAAGCTGCAGAGGCATCAATAAAGTTACTGGAAAATCCCGGAATCGTTATTAACGATACATTAAAAACATACCAGCTTCAGTTAGATTTCAATGAATTAAAGAAGTGGAACATATCAACTAAAAGGTTTTCAAAACAGGCTACAATAATAAATAAGCCCCCAAGTATTTTTGATGACTTCAGGACCGAAGTTCAGCTTTTTATGGCTTTTATATTACTTCTTATAACATCATTTATGGTGTTTGCTGTCTACCACTTCAGGCATAGAAATCTAAATAAAGAGCTCAGAAGGCTCACATCAGAAAATATATCAAGAAGAGAGTTACTGAATAATACCTTTTCTGTTATGGAGGAGGGGGTTATATCATTTGCCCCGGATCTTACAATATTATATGCAAATGATGCAGCTGCTTTACTTTCTGAAACAAGAAAGACTCTTTCCGGAAAGAAATTTCACGAGGTTTACTCAACTAGTCAGCCTGGAAGTTCTGAGTGTGTTCATGCCCTTCTAAAAGAGGCATTAAGCCAGAAAAAATCTCTCCCTATTCCGGAACATACCAGAATAGATTATCATGAAAGGGAGTCAAGATTTATTGCCGGAAACATTTCTCCCGTACTCAACACATCCGGAGAGGTTAGTCAGATTGTACTTGTTATGAGAGATGTAACGGAGCTTTATAAACAAAAAAGATACCTGAGCCTGGCCGTTGAATCTGCAAAAGCCTTCATCTGGTTCTATAATAGATCCACAAAACAGTTTACCATAGTTGAAAACAGAGAAAATATATTTAAAAACTGGAACATCCAATTCAGAACTCACAAACATTTTCTGGAGTATGTGCATCCGGAAGACAGAGACAGACTTTCGCTGTCATATGACAAATTAATGGTTAGCAAAGCTAAAAGCTTTAGTGTAGAGTACCGGATGGCTGTTAATAATGACAACTCATGGGAGTGGTGGGAGAGAAGAGGTGTAATCTACTCTCTTTCATCTGAGACAAATAAGGTAAATGATACTCGCTTTCTCTACGGAATGGATATAAATATTCAGGAGATCAAGATGAGGGAGAGTGAACTTCTTCAGGCAAAATTAAAGGCGGAGGAGAGTGACAGGCTTAAAAGCTCATTCCTTTCAAACATGAGTCACGAAATCAGAACTCCACTCAACGGAATAGTTGGTTTTGCAAATCTTATTACAGACAACTCATACACAGATGACGAAAAGAGTGAGTTTGCATCAATTATTAATAGTAATTCTAAGTCTCTTATGACTTTGATAAACGATATACTGGATATTTCAAGAATTGAATCCAACAGCCTGAAATTTGAACTATCTGAGTTTGACCTGGCCTCACAGATAATTGAAATAACAGAAACAAGCAAGTTGTCAATAAAAGAGGGAATAGAAATTATTACTGAGATCCCGGAAAGTCCAAAAATTGTATACTCAGACTCGGTAAGAAACAGACAGGTAATCACCAATTTGCTAAACAATTCAATTAAGTTTACGGAGTCAGGGAGTATTACAGTAGGTTTTCTCTGCAACATAAATGAGGTTGAAATTTTTGTCAGGGACACCGGAAAAGGTATTCCTGCCAATGCAATAGAAAAGGTGTTCAGCAGATTTTATAAAACTGACGAATTTGCACCCGGGACAGGACTTGGGTTACCTATATGCAAAGCAATTGTTGAGAAACTTGGCGGCAGAATTTCAATTACATCAACAGAGGGTGAAGGCACTCGAGTATGCTTTACTATCCCTGCAGATATAAACATCAATAAAATACCGGCTGAAAAGCCTGAGCCGGCATCTTCACCGGTTGAAACACCGCACGAATCCGCAGAGAAAAAGAGAGTCCTTATCGCAGAAGATTTGGACAGTAACTTTATGCTGATTGACATCATCCTCTCCAAAAGATATGATATAGCCAGGGCTGTAAATGGAAAAGAGGCCACTGAAATATTTCAGACATTCAATCCGGATATAATTCTAATGGATATTAAGATGCCAGTGATGAATGGTCTTGAAGCAACCAGATACATTCGGGGAAAAAACAGTTCTATCCCAATTATTGCACTGACTGCAAACGCATTTGAATCTGATCAGCTTGAGGCAAAGAGTGCCGGGTGCAATGATGTTCTCACAAAACCGGTAAAAGCATCAACGCTCCTTAATTCAATAGAGAGGTACACCAACTTAAACAATTAG
- the rpsL gene encoding 30S ribosomal protein S12 codes for MPTIQQLVRKGRTVLVEQSKSRALDSCPQRRGVCVRVYTTTPKKPNSAMRKVARVRLTNQKEVNAYIPGEGHNLQEHSIVLVRGGRVKDLPGVRYHILRGALDTAGVEGRKQGRSLYGAKRPKKGAAAPAKKK; via the coding sequence ATGCCAACAATTCAACAATTAGTACGCAAGGGTCGTACGGTTCTGGTGGAGCAAAGTAAATCAAGAGCGCTTGACTCATGCCCTCAAAGGCGTGGTGTTTGTGTGCGTGTTTACACTACTACACCTAAGAAACCTAACTCGGCTATGCGAAAAGTTGCCCGTGTTCGCTTGACAAACCAGAAGGAGGTCAACGCATACATCCCGGGAGAAGGTCACAACCTCCAGGAGCACTCTATCGTGCTCGTTCGCGGCGGTCGTGTAAAAGACCTTCCGGGCGTACGCTACCACATTCTTCGTGGTGCTCTTGACACAGCTGGTGTTGAGGGGCGCAAACAAGGGCGTTCGCTCTACGGTGCTAAGAGACCTAAAAAAGGTGCAGCAGCTCCGGCTAAGAAAAAGTAA
- the rocD gene encoding ornithine--oxo-acid transaminase translates to MKISQKSAAYIAQEEKYGAHNYHPLEVVLSRGEGPFVWDVDGKRYYDFLSAYSAVNQGHCHPKIVGALKDQAEKICLTSRAFFNDCLGPYEEYIHNYFGYDKVLPMNSGAEAVETALKLARRWGYVKKGIADNQALIVGCEGNFHGRTISIVSLSTDPDSYSQYGPYTPGLIKIPYNNVAALEEVLEKNSKNIAAFMLEPIQGEAGVFVPDEGYLKKCFDLCKKHNVLFIADEVQTGIARTGKMLCCDHEGIRPDMVILGKAISGGVLPVSAVLADDEIMLTIKPGEHGSTFGGFPLACRVAMAALEVVKEENLVERAEYLGKIFREEMCRVDSPFIELVRGKGLLNAIVIRPHDGKEAMDVCKKMAEKGVIAKPTHRHIIRFAPPLVISEEQLRDAIKIIISSIKELE, encoded by the coding sequence ATGAAAATTTCACAAAAATCTGCTGCCTACATCGCGCAGGAGGAGAAGTACGGAGCTCATAACTACCATCCGCTGGAGGTGGTACTCTCCAGAGGAGAAGGTCCCTTTGTGTGGGATGTAGACGGAAAGCGTTATTATGACTTTTTATCGGCTTATTCAGCTGTAAATCAAGGTCACTGCCATCCTAAAATTGTTGGAGCCTTAAAAGATCAGGCAGAAAAAATTTGTCTTACATCAAGAGCCTTTTTTAATGACTGCCTTGGACCATATGAAGAGTATATTCATAATTACTTTGGATATGACAAAGTATTGCCAATGAACTCAGGTGCAGAGGCAGTTGAGACTGCACTGAAACTTGCAAGAAGGTGGGGGTATGTAAAAAAGGGAATTGCAGACAATCAGGCATTAATAGTAGGATGTGAAGGAAATTTTCACGGGAGGACAATCAGTATTGTATCACTATCTACAGATCCGGATTCATATTCTCAGTATGGTCCTTATACTCCGGGACTGATTAAAATTCCATACAACAATGTTGCTGCGCTGGAGGAGGTACTGGAGAAAAATTCAAAAAATATTGCCGCTTTTATGCTTGAACCTATACAGGGAGAGGCAGGAGTATTTGTACCGGATGAGGGATATCTAAAAAAATGTTTTGATCTGTGTAAGAAACATAATGTTCTTTTTATTGCCGATGAGGTGCAGACAGGTATTGCCAGAACAGGGAAAATGCTTTGTTGTGACCATGAAGGCATCAGACCTGATATGGTAATTCTGGGTAAGGCAATTTCCGGAGGAGTTCTTCCGGTATCGGCTGTACTTGCTGATGACGAAATAATGCTGACAATTAAACCAGGAGAGCACGGATCTACATTTGGCGGTTTCCCGCTGGCTTGTCGCGTTGCAATGGCAGCACTGGAAGTGGTAAAAGAGGAGAATCTGGTGGAGAGAGCAGAATATCTTGGCAAAATATTCAGAGAGGAGATGTGCAGAGTTGATTCACCTTTCATTGAACTTGTAAGAGGTAAAGGTTTGCTCAATGCCATAGTTATCAGGCCTCATGACGGAAAAGAGGCTATGGATGTCTGCAAGAAGATGGCCGAGAAGGGGGTAATTGCCAAGCCTACCCACAGACATATAATCCGGTTTGCACCTCCGCTTGTAATATCAGAGGAGCAGCTCAGGGATGCAATAAAAATAATTATCTCTTCAATTAAGGAACTGGAATAA
- the rpsJ gene encoding 30S ribosomal protein S10, protein MSQKIRIKLKSYDHMLVDKSADKIVKTVKATGAIVSGPIPLPTDKKIFTVNRSTFVNKKAREQFELNSFRRLLDIYSSTPKTVDALMKLELPSGVEVEIKV, encoded by the coding sequence ATGAGCCAAAAAATAAGAATAAAGCTGAAATCTTACGATCATATGCTGGTTGACAAATCGGCAGATAAGATTGTAAAAACCGTGAAGGCTACAGGCGCAATTGTAAGTGGTCCTATTCCTCTTCCTACAGATAAGAAGATTTTTACCGTGAACCGCTCTACATTCGTTAACAAAAAAGCCCGCGAACAGTTTGAGCTAAACTCTTTCCGCCGCCTGCTGGATATCTACAGCTCTACACCTAAAACGGTAGATGCTCTGATGAAGCTTGAGCTTCCAAGCGGAGTAGAGGTTGAAATCAAGGTTTGA
- a CDS encoding fructose-1,6-bisphosphatase — protein sequence MKDLKYLQLLSKSFPTISAASTEIINLEAIMNLPKGTEHFLTDIHGEHESFQHVLKNASGVIRKKVEDIFGHRLREWEKRELCTLIYYPAEKLKVIQAREKDINDWYKMVLLQLLSVLSNVSSKYTRSKVRKALPEEFSYIIQELLHEFKTDPNKQDYVHAIITTIVSTGRAEQFIIAMSKIIQRLTIDHLHIVGDIYDRGPGAHIIMDLLCDYHNFDIQWGNHDIVWMGAAAGSEACMANVLRISLRYGNLSTLEDGYGINLLPLATFALETYGEDQCLLFKPKARDDEPVKQKHVKLISQMHKAISIIQFKLEGQLIERNPEFKMDDRRLLHKINFERGTIDINGKEYLLRDTFLPTIDPKNPYKLTEDEKEVVETMKHYFSNSEKLRKHMRCIYANGSLYLVKNSNLLYHGSVPLNEDGTFKKVKIKGAEYSGKALFDKIDQIVRQAYFEEKKKREKLFATDFVWYLWCGPSSPPFDKDRMTTFERYFISEKETHKENKGYYYNLKNNRDVCEAILREFGITDEVSHIINGHIPVKTAKGESPIKAGGKLLVIDGGYSKAYQPETGIAGFTLIYNSHGLSLVQHEPFESTRKAIEDGHDIISETTVLEFSNKRRLVRDTDIGAELKRQIEDLTRLLAAYRGGYLKEDDN from the coding sequence ATGAAGGATTTAAAGTATCTGCAGCTCCTTTCAAAAAGTTTTCCGACAATATCAGCTGCAAGCACTGAAATAATTAACCTTGAAGCAATTATGAATTTGCCAAAAGGAACCGAGCATTTTCTTACCGATATCCATGGTGAGCACGAATCCTTTCAGCATGTACTTAAAAATGCCTCAGGAGTTATAAGGAAGAAGGTGGAGGATATATTCGGGCACCGCCTGAGAGAGTGGGAAAAGAGAGAATTGTGTACTCTGATTTACTATCCGGCTGAAAAGCTTAAGGTTATTCAGGCAAGGGAGAAAGATATAAACGACTGGTATAAAATGGTGCTTCTGCAGCTACTCAGTGTGCTGAGCAATGTCTCTTCAAAATACACCAGATCAAAAGTAAGGAAGGCATTGCCCGAAGAGTTCTCCTATATTATTCAAGAGTTATTACATGAATTCAAAACAGATCCAAACAAACAAGATTATGTTCACGCAATAATCACTACTATTGTATCAACCGGACGGGCAGAACAGTTTATAATTGCAATGAGCAAGATAATTCAACGCCTTACAATAGACCATCTTCACATAGTGGGCGACATTTATGACAGAGGGCCGGGAGCACACATCATTATGGATCTTCTGTGCGACTATCATAATTTTGATATTCAATGGGGCAATCATGATATTGTCTGGATGGGGGCTGCAGCTGGCAGCGAAGCGTGTATGGCAAATGTGCTGAGAATTAGCCTTAGATACGGAAACCTCTCTACATTAGAGGATGGATATGGAATTAATCTATTACCTCTTGCAACTTTTGCTCTTGAAACATATGGAGAGGATCAGTGTCTTCTCTTTAAACCAAAAGCCAGGGATGATGAGCCGGTTAAACAAAAGCATGTTAAACTAATTTCTCAAATGCATAAAGCAATCTCAATCATCCAGTTTAAACTTGAAGGTCAGCTAATTGAGAGAAATCCTGAGTTTAAAATGGATGACAGAAGGCTTCTTCATAAAATTAATTTTGAAAGAGGAACAATTGATATAAACGGGAAAGAGTATTTATTAAGAGACACATTTTTACCTACAATAGATCCTAAAAACCCATACAAGCTGACTGAAGATGAGAAGGAGGTTGTTGAGACGATGAAACACTATTTCTCAAACAGCGAGAAACTCCGTAAACATATGAGATGCATATATGCTAACGGTTCTCTATATCTGGTCAAAAACTCCAATCTACTTTATCACGGATCTGTCCCCCTTAACGAAGATGGCACTTTTAAAAAAGTTAAAATAAAAGGTGCAGAATATTCAGGGAAAGCCCTGTTTGACAAAATAGACCAAATTGTCAGACAAGCATATTTTGAAGAGAAGAAGAAGAGAGAAAAACTCTTCGCAACTGATTTCGTTTGGTATCTATGGTGCGGACCATCATCACCTCCATTTGATAAAGACAGGATGACAACATTTGAGAGGTACTTCATTTCAGAGAAAGAGACTCACAAGGAGAACAAGGGGTACTACTACAATCTCAAAAACAACAGGGATGTATGTGAGGCAATTTTAAGAGAATTCGGCATAACTGACGAGGTTTCACATATTATTAATGGTCATATTCCTGTTAAAACGGCAAAAGGAGAATCTCCAATCAAAGCAGGAGGAAAATTACTTGTCATTGATGGTGGGTATTCAAAAGCATATCAGCCTGAAACAGGTATTGCCGGTTTTACTTTGATTTATAATTCTCATGGTTTATCTCTGGTTCAGCATGAACCGTTTGAATCTACCAGAAAGGCCATAGAGGATGGGCACGACATAATCTCTGAAACAACTGTTCTTGAGTTCAGTAATAAAAGACGACTTGTAAGGGATACCGATATAGGAGCTGAACTTAAGCGTCAAATAGAAGACCTCACCCGGCTGCTGGCTGCATACCGGGGAGGTTATCTGAAAGAGGATGACAATTAA
- the fusA gene encoding elongation factor G, protein MARDLKYTRNIGIMAHIDAGKTTTSERILYYTGKTHKLGEVHEGAATMDWMVQEQERGITITSAATTAFWNYNGNQYQINLIDTPGHVDFTVEVERSLRVLDGTVATFCAVGRVQPQSETVWRQADKYKVPKLAYVNKMDRVGADFLAVIEEMNDKLGAHAVPIVLPIGAEEKFEGIIDLISNKAYYYNSDSKELVNYEIKEVPASMVAEVDEWRGKLVESVAEFNDALLEKFFEDPNSISEDEIVEALRKATINMAVVPTLCGSSFKNKGVQFLLDAIMRYLPSPMDIDAIKGINPETGNEEIRKPNITEPFCGLVFKIATDPYVGRLAFIRAYSGKLDAGSYILNTRSDKKERVARLYQMHSNKQNSIEFVEAGDICAAVGFKDLRTGDTVCVENRPIVLESMSFPDPVIGLAVEPKTQKDLDKLGLALGKLSEEDPTFTVKTDHDTGQTVISGMGELHLEIIVDRLRREFNVEINQGAPQVNYKETIRSAVSHREVFKKQTGGRGKFADIVFEIGPADEGVTGLQFIDEVKGGNIPREYIPSVEKGFKAAMSNGVLAGYEVPAIKVVLKDGSFHPVDSDSLSFEICARQAFRKSCPKANPYIMEPIMSLEVVTPEDYMGDVIGDLNKRRGQITNMDSKGNARIVKAKVPLSEQFGYVTVLRTLSSGRATSTMEFSHYTELPASLAKEVIEKAGGKKFDDDTDE, encoded by the coding sequence ATGGCAAGAGATTTAAAATACACAAGAAATATCGGCATCATGGCACACATTGATGCCGGTAAGACTACTACTTCTGAACGAATCCTGTACTATACGGGTAAAACCCATAAGTTAGGTGAAGTTCACGAAGGTGCCGCAACAATGGACTGGATGGTTCAGGAGCAGGAGAGAGGAATAACAATTACCTCTGCTGCAACTACAGCTTTTTGGAACTATAACGGAAATCAGTATCAGATTAACCTTATTGACACTCCCGGCCACGTAGACTTTACTGTGGAGGTGGAGCGTTCACTCAGAGTTCTGGACGGGACAGTTGCAACTTTTTGTGCAGTTGGCCGGGTTCAGCCACAATCTGAGACAGTATGGCGTCAGGCCGATAAGTACAAAGTTCCCAAACTCGCTTATGTAAACAAGATGGACCGTGTAGGTGCAGACTTCCTTGCCGTTATCGAAGAGATGAACGACAAGCTTGGTGCTCACGCTGTCCCTATTGTTCTCCCTATTGGAGCGGAAGAGAAATTTGAAGGTATTATTGACCTTATTTCCAATAAAGCATATTATTATAACTCAGATAGCAAAGAGCTTGTTAACTACGAGATCAAAGAGGTTCCTGCCTCGATGGTTGCAGAGGTTGACGAGTGGAGAGGAAAACTTGTTGAGTCAGTAGCAGAGTTCAACGATGCACTTCTTGAGAAGTTTTTCGAGGATCCTAATTCTATTTCTGAAGATGAGATTGTTGAAGCACTCAGGAAAGCAACTATTAATATGGCTGTTGTCCCTACGCTCTGCGGCTCCTCTTTCAAAAACAAAGGGGTTCAGTTTCTCCTTGATGCCATCATGCGCTATCTTCCATCTCCCATGGATATTGATGCCATTAAGGGTATCAATCCTGAAACAGGAAATGAGGAGATTCGCAAACCAAATATTACCGAACCATTCTGCGGACTAGTCTTTAAAATTGCAACCGATCCATATGTGGGGAGGTTAGCCTTTATAAGAGCTTATTCAGGTAAACTGGATGCCGGCTCTTATATCCTGAACACTCGTTCTGATAAAAAAGAGCGTGTTGCAAGACTTTATCAGATGCACTCAAACAAACAGAACTCTATTGAGTTTGTTGAAGCGGGTGATATTTGCGCAGCTGTAGGTTTCAAGGATCTTCGCACAGGTGATACCGTTTGCGTTGAAAATCGCCCTATAGTACTTGAGTCAATGTCTTTCCCTGATCCTGTAATTGGTCTGGCCGTAGAGCCCAAGACTCAGAAGGATCTTGACAAACTGGGACTTGCTCTTGGCAAGCTTTCAGAGGAAGACCCTACATTTACAGTTAAAACAGATCACGATACCGGACAAACCGTTATCAGCGGAATGGGTGAGCTTCACCTGGAGATCATTGTTGACCGTCTCAGAAGAGAATTCAATGTTGAGATCAATCAGGGAGCACCTCAGGTGAACTACAAGGAGACAATTCGCTCTGCTGTATCTCACAGGGAGGTATTTAAGAAGCAGACCGGAGGCAGAGGTAAATTTGCAGATATTGTATTTGAGATTGGACCTGCTGACGAAGGCGTAACCGGACTTCAGTTTATTGACGAGGTTAAGGGAGGTAACATACCTAGAGAGTACATACCATCCGTTGAGAAGGGATTCAAAGCGGCAATGTCAAATGGTGTACTGGCCGGATATGAGGTTCCTGCAATTAAAGTTGTACTGAAAGATGGATCTTTCCACCCTGTTGACTCAGATTCGCTCTCATTTGAGATTTGTGCAAGACAAGCTTTCCGTAAGTCCTGTCCTAAAGCAAATCCTTATATTATGGAGCCTATCATGTCACTTGAGGTTGTTACACCGGAAGACTATATGGGAGATGTAATCGGCGACCTTAACAAGCGCAGGGGACAGATCACCAATATGGACTCGAAGGGAAATGCCAGAATTGTAAAAGCTAAAGTTCCTCTTTCAGAGCAATTTGGCTATGTAACAGTTCTTCGCACCCTCTCATCCGGAAGAGCAACAAGTACTATGGAGTTCTCGCACTACACCGAGCTACCTGCATCTCTTGCAAAAGAGGTTATTGAAAAGGCAGGCGGCAAGAAGTTTGACGACGATACAGACGAATAA
- the rpsG gene encoding 30S ribosomal protein S7 — MRKTKPKKRILLPDPKFHDVLVTQFVNNLMYQGKKSIAYSIFYDAMDIIGEKMKDSDKAPLEIWKRALENITPQVEVKSRRVGGANFQVPTEVRPERKISLSIKNMILYSRKRSAHSMAEKLAAEVLAAYNNEGGAYKRKEDMHKMAEANKAFAHFRF; from the coding sequence ATGAGAAAAACGAAGCCTAAAAAGAGGATTCTGCTTCCTGATCCCAAGTTTCACGACGTGTTGGTGACACAATTCGTGAATAACCTAATGTACCAGGGGAAGAAGAGTATTGCCTATAGCATTTTCTATGATGCTATGGATATCATTGGCGAGAAGATGAAAGATTCTGACAAGGCTCCGCTGGAAATCTGGAAAAGAGCATTAGAGAACATTACTCCACAAGTTGAGGTGAAGAGCCGAAGAGTGGGTGGTGCAAACTTCCAGGTTCCAACAGAGGTGCGTCCTGAAAGGAAGATTTCGCTCTCAATCAAGAATATGATTCTTTACTCACGCAAACGCTCTGCTCATTCAATGGCCGAGAAGCTGGCTGCTGAGGTGCTAGCCGCTTACAACAACGAAGGTGGTGCTTATAAAAGAAAAGAGGATATGCATAAAATGGCTGAGGCCAACAAGGCATTTGCACACTTCCGTTTTTAG
- a CDS encoding arginine deiminase-related protein — MQSTSKVLMVRPVRFGFNEQTAGNNSFQKRGYELSAQDMALEEFDNFVSLLRANNVEVVVVEDTPEPHTPDSIFPNNWFSTHASGELVLYPMCAPNRRLERKESVLNVIKEIGERGKMRRIVDLTHWESENLFLEGTGSLIFDRKNRIVFACRSPRCDIAVLEDLCEKLDYEFLDFGAYDRDGKPIYHTNVMMCVGDKFVVACLDSIKNIDERTEFISFVEDCDKELIEISIDQMEQFAGNMLQLRSTGGEPLLIMSATAKRALTTDQLESLMSYCKIISPELESIETNGGGSARCMLAEIFF; from the coding sequence ATGCAATCTACTTCCAAGGTCCTTATGGTAAGACCAGTAAGGTTTGGTTTTAACGAACAGACGGCCGGAAACAACTCTTTTCAGAAGAGGGGTTATGAGCTGAGTGCCCAGGATATGGCTCTGGAAGAGTTTGACAATTTTGTCTCACTCCTCAGGGCAAACAATGTGGAGGTTGTGGTAGTGGAGGATACCCCTGAGCCACATACTCCCGACTCAATATTTCCTAATAACTGGTTCTCCACTCATGCCTCCGGAGAGCTTGTACTGTACCCAATGTGTGCTCCAAACAGAAGGCTTGAGAGGAAGGAGAGCGTTTTAAATGTGATTAAAGAGATAGGAGAGAGGGGGAAGATGAGACGAATAGTTGATCTGACCCACTGGGAGAGTGAGAATTTATTTCTTGAGGGTACAGGAAGTCTTATTTTTGACAGAAAAAACAGGATTGTATTTGCTTGCAGGTCGCCAAGATGTGATATAGCTGTACTTGAAGATTTGTGTGAAAAGCTTGATTACGAATTTTTGGATTTTGGAGCATATGACAGAGATGGCAAGCCAATTTATCACACTAATGTAATGATGTGTGTTGGCGATAAATTTGTCGTAGCTTGTCTTGATTCGATAAAAAACATTGATGAAAGGACTGAGTTTATATCTTTTGTAGAAGATTGTGACAAAGAGCTGATTGAAATTTCAATTGATCAGATGGAACAATTTGCCGGAAATATGCTTCAGCTTAGGAGTACAGGCGGGGAACCACTATTGATTATGTCTGCGACAGCCAAAAGAGCACTAACTACAGACCAGCTTGAGAGTCTTATGTCATACTGCAAGATTATTTCTCCTGAACTAGAGTCAATTGAAACTAACGGAGGGGGCTCTGCTCGCTGTATGCTTGCAGAAATATTCTTTTAG